The following DNA comes from Tunturibacter gelidoferens.
AGCGGACGATCGTGCAACAGGTTGAAGATGCCGGTGCTGGAGACCTGAGCAGGGCTGATGTGGCTGGGCTTCAAATCTGGCTAACGAAGCACTCAGATGTTGCGCGCAACATCGCTTCACAATGCAAAGAAGCGATGAAGGCAGACACAGCGTGGAAGAACTCGGCAGAGGGCCGGATCTGCATAGCCGAAAAGGATGCTGGCTACTCCAACTAGGCATCCCATTGACGCTACCGTGTATCAAGCACTATTCAGCATCTCAGGACCGTTGTTGCGTACATTCCCAACGAGTCTGTTGGCCGGCGTCATGCGCATTTTGTCTGATTCAAACGGGCGCAGCAGATCGATAGGCGGCCGAGACTCATCGTAGTCGTTGAGCCATCGGTCGAAGTCCCGCGAGTGCAGGATAACGGGCATGCGATCGTGGATCGGATCCGTCAGTTCGTTCGCGGAGGTTGTGATGATGGAGAAGGTGTCTAGCGGGGGATGGGAGTTTCCTTTGCGTGGGCGCCACTCGGAGTAGAGACCAGCAAGGGCGTAAGGTGCGCCGTCCGGCATTTCAAATTTGTAGACGGGTCTGGACCCTGCCTTCGGTTTGGGAGACTTCTTCTGTGACACTGGTAGATCTCCAAAGAGGCCGTGTTCACCGGGTTCGATTGGGGGAGGTTGGGGCAAGGAAGGGCGTTGCAGCCACTCGTAAAACCCATCGACCGGGACTAGGCATCGGGTGTGCTGGAAAGGGCCTCGCCATATCGGCTTTTCCAGGATGCTCTCGGCGCGGGCGTTTGTGGTGGAGAATATCTTGAAGCTGTCAGGGTCCGCCACCTTGGCTGGCACGAGCCCCCAACGCATCATCACCATCTCCCGTTCCCCTGTTTCGTGGTCAGGTCGAATGATGGGCTGATAGGTACTTGGAGCTATGTTGTAGTCGGGCGGGAGCTCGAAGCCTGGCGGAAGCTTGCCGACTTTGAAAGCCTCGGCGATGCGTTGCTTGTCTGATCGACGGTAGTATCGGCCACACATTGGTCTAATCTCCCCAGCTACCGCCGAAACCCTTTAGCTGGCTTAGTTCATAGCGACCAGGAAACTCGACTGTCTCTCCAGACCGAAGGCGTGTGACGATCTCTTTGGCGGCCGATGAATGGACAAGCTTACAAAAGTCAGTCTCATAGCTACCCACGTTCACAGACCACCACTTTTGCGTATCGCGTTCGGAAGTGGCTATAAAGGTGACTGTCTCCAAATGTCCTTTGTCCTCGCCTTCGAGTAAGAGGAACGGGGTGGCCGTCAGTTTATAGGGTTCCGCCATCCCAGAAGCGTATCACCCGAATAAGTGCATCGAAACACTATGGCTAGGAAAAGCCTATCGCCGCATCAGACAGCGACATTTGTCGAGTCGATGGAGTGCCTGCCCGTTACAAAGATCCCAGAGGGTCGTGAGTGGACGTATGAGATCAAGCTCGATGGATACAGAATCGAGGTTGTGCGCACTGGCGGGGGGACGACACTTTACTCCCGCCGGCAGAACGTGCTGAATCATAAGTTCCACTACATAGCCAAAGCGCTCGACTATCTTCCCGCCGACACGGTGCTCGATGGTGAGTTGGTGGCCATGGGGCCCGACGGAAAGCCAAATTTCAATCTTTTGCAGAACTTCAAGTCGGCCGAGTCGCACATCACCTACTACGCG
Coding sequences within:
- a CDS encoding SOS response-associated peptidase, with translation MCGRYYRRSDKQRIAEAFKVGKLPPGFELPPDYNIAPSTYQPIIRPDHETGEREMVMMRWGLVPAKVADPDSFKIFSTTNARAESILEKPIWRGPFQHTRCLVPVDGFYEWLQRPSLPQPPPIEPGEHGLFGDLPVSQKKSPKPKAGSRPVYKFEMPDGAPYALAGLYSEWRPRKGNSHPPLDTFSIITTSANELTDPIHDRMPVILHSRDFDRWLNDYDESRPPIDLLRPFESDKMRMTPANRLVGNVRNNGPEMLNSA